A stretch of the Cyanobacterium stanieri LEGE 03274 genome encodes the following:
- a CDS encoding TerD family protein: MAISLQKGQRVSLDKVAPGLTAGFIGLGWDTNVTDTGKDFDLDASVFLLNGQEKLISDHHFIFYNNLTSPDPHQSVKHMGDNLTGEGEGDDEVIIVDLRKVPEDVQRIVVTVTIHEADKRGQNFGQVRNAFVRLVDVATKEEVLRYDLEEDFSVETALIMTELYRKDGEWRMNAVGAGYQGGLQALLNRYS; the protein is encoded by the coding sequence ATGGCTATATCACTACAAAAAGGACAAAGAGTATCCCTCGATAAAGTGGCCCCTGGATTAACCGCAGGATTTATTGGCCTAGGGTGGGATACGAACGTAACCGATACGGGGAAAGATTTTGACCTAGACGCCTCCGTATTTTTACTCAATGGTCAGGAAAAATTAATATCCGATCATCACTTTATCTTTTATAATAATCTAACCAGCCCAGATCCCCATCAATCAGTCAAACACATGGGGGATAACCTCACGGGAGAAGGAGAAGGAGATGACGAGGTAATCATCGTTGATTTAAGGAAAGTCCCTGAAGATGTACAAAGAATCGTTGTCACCGTTACCATCCATGAAGCCGATAAAAGGGGTCAAAATTTTGGGCAAGTGCGTAATGCTTTTGTAAGATTGGTGGATGTGGCTACCAAGGAAGAAGTTTTACGTTACGACTTAGAGGAAGATTTTTCTGTGGAAACAGCTTTAATTATGACGGAATTATATCGCAAGGATGGAGAATGGCGCATGAATGCCGTTGGTGCTGGTTATCAGGGAGGTTTACAAGCCCTACTTAATCGTTATTCATAA
- a CDS encoding ribonucleoside-diphosphate reductase subunit alpha yields MLFDTQEQAIETSISDSSKTSNHVENSSSSIKVVKRSGRLADLDISKIRNVVNWACTDKDVNAIALEAGLKTRLRYGISTREIQDNLVNCALEMCDIDEPDWRYVAGRLSMWSLWKEILVSRGYNYGDYAKTVQSFVEAGKYDDRILVYSQAELETANGWINPDWDLDYDYAGAVLLTSRYLLPNELPQEAFLTCALLLASEEAPENRLHYAKKFYEAIASRRISLATPILANLRVPNGSLTSCFIISMEDNLESIYREITNTARISKNGGGVGVNVSRIRATGSAVMGKKNASGGVIPWIKLLNDTAIAVNQGGRRAGAVTVGLDIWHLDVPEFLEMQTENGDQRRKAYDVFPQLVITDEFMRRVKNKQSWTLVDPLEVREKLGYDLPLMWGEEFEKAYQDIEANLDTVIKLYKQVNARELFKHIMRSQVETGMPYLWFKDTVNKANPNKHDGYIPQGNLCQESYSNVTSGQYAHCCNLVSLNLANLEQEELEEVCTLAVRILDNTIDITNPPFADAKNHNNRYRTIGVGAMGLADWLAKRELRYNNLQEISNLFEDMGFYCTQASMKLAQERGAFDAYEGSDWSKGLLIGSRPVEWFKANAYRPERWQTLADDIQKYGIRNSHITAIAPNTSSSLVQGCTASILPVYSRFFYDKWAKGTVPIAPPYISDKVWFYQENKNLDQTMVVKATGVIQQWIDTGISMELLFNLNEGVYYPNEPERALKAKDIFDTLIMAWEEGCKAVYYVRIVQKDNFKDECTACAN; encoded by the coding sequence ATGTTATTCGATACTCAAGAACAGGCCATCGAAACGTCAATCAGTGACAGTAGTAAAACCAGTAATCATGTAGAAAACTCATCTAGTAGCATCAAGGTAGTTAAAAGAAGTGGCCGTTTAGCAGATTTAGATATTAGTAAAATCAGGAATGTAGTTAACTGGGCTTGTACGGATAAGGATGTAAATGCGATCGCCCTTGAAGCAGGATTAAAAACCCGTTTGCGTTATGGAATCAGCACCAGAGAAATCCAAGATAACTTGGTAAACTGCGCCTTGGAAATGTGTGATATTGATGAACCTGATTGGCGTTACGTTGCGGGACGTTTATCGATGTGGAGTCTATGGAAAGAGATTCTCGTTAGTCGTGGTTATAACTATGGAGACTATGCCAAAACCGTACAGTCTTTTGTGGAGGCAGGAAAATATGACGATCGCATTTTGGTATATTCCCAAGCCGAATTAGAAACCGCCAACGGTTGGATTAACCCTGACTGGGATTTAGACTATGACTATGCAGGGGCAGTGTTACTTACCTCCCGTTATCTATTACCCAATGAATTACCCCAAGAAGCCTTTTTAACCTGTGCTTTATTACTTGCTAGTGAAGAAGCACCCGAAAACCGTTTACATTATGCTAAAAAGTTCTATGAGGCGATCGCATCTCGCCGTATTTCCCTTGCTACCCCCATTTTAGCTAACTTGAGAGTGCCTAACGGCTCATTAACTAGCTGTTTTATTATCAGCATGGAAGACAACCTCGAAAGCATTTACCGAGAAATTACCAATACCGCCCGTATCTCCAAAAATGGTGGCGGTGTCGGGGTTAATGTATCCCGCATTAGGGCCACAGGTAGCGCCGTCATGGGCAAAAAAAATGCCTCTGGGGGGGTTATTCCTTGGATTAAACTCTTAAATGATACCGCCATCGCCGTCAACCAAGGAGGAAGAAGGGCAGGGGCAGTTACCGTTGGTTTGGATATTTGGCATTTGGACGTCCCCGAATTCCTTGAAATGCAGACAGAAAACGGAGATCAACGCCGTAAAGCCTATGATGTATTTCCCCAACTTGTTATCACCGATGAATTTATGCGTCGGGTAAAAAATAAGCAATCCTGGACATTGGTTGACCCCCTAGAAGTTAGGGAAAAATTGGGCTATGATTTACCCTTAATGTGGGGCGAGGAGTTTGAGAAAGCCTATCAAGACATTGAAGCTAACCTTGATACGGTGATCAAACTTTATAAACAGGTAAATGCTAGGGAATTATTTAAGCATATCATGCGATCGCAGGTAGAAACAGGGATGCCCTACCTCTGGTTTAAAGATACCGTCAACAAAGCCAACCCCAACAAACACGATGGCTATATCCCTCAAGGGAATCTGTGTCAAGAATCCTATAGCAATGTAACATCAGGACAATACGCCCACTGTTGTAACCTTGTCTCCCTCAACCTGGCTAACCTCGAACAAGAGGAGTTAGAGGAAGTTTGCACCCTCGCCGTCAGAATCCTTGATAATACCATTGATATTACTAACCCTCCCTTTGCCGATGCTAAAAACCATAACAACCGTTATCGCACCATTGGAGTTGGTGCTATGGGGTTAGCGGATTGGTTAGCAAAACGAGAGTTACGTTATAACAACCTCCAAGAAATTAGTAATCTTTTTGAGGATATGGGTTTTTATTGCACCCAAGCATCTATGAAACTCGCCCAAGAAAGGGGCGCTTTTGATGCCTATGAAGGTAGCGATTGGAGCAAGGGTTTGTTGATTGGTTCAAGACCTGTAGAATGGTTTAAGGCTAATGCTTATCGCCCTGAGCGTTGGCAAACTTTAGCCGATGATATTCAAAAATATGGCATTCGTAATTCTCACATAACGGCGATCGCCCCTAACACTTCATCAAGTTTAGTCCAAGGCTGTACCGCTAGTATTTTACCTGTTTATAGCCGTTTCTTTTATGATAAATGGGCAAAAGGTACAGTACCCATCGCCCCTCCTTACATCAGCGATAAAGTATGGTTTTATCAAGAAAATAAAAACCTAGATCAAACCATGGTGGTTAAAGCCACAGGGGTAATACAACAATGGATCGATACGGGTATTTCCATGGAGTTATTATTTAACCTCAATGAAGGGGTATATTATCCCAACGAACCTGAAAGGGCATTAAAAGCCAAAGACATATTTGATACTTTAATTATGGCATGGGAGGAAGGTTGTAAAGCCGTCTATTATGTGCGTATCGTCCAGAAAGACAATTTTAAGGATGAATGCACCGCCTGTGCCAACTAA
- a CDS encoding DUF3531 family protein: protein MEVLFREVNPFDLWIWVEFETVPKEMEKQYVEELFNSWFFLGKLGGYNAENFQVQEVGVDISYMNYDPDYAENSMMSLMHNMGEFEFLGSWGRCWLDLGTTDLVALDILINSLGELSKDYVTINQLIIGGENSDWPVETNPDDKFMEE, encoded by the coding sequence ATGGAAGTATTGTTTAGGGAAGTAAATCCTTTTGATTTATGGATTTGGGTGGAATTTGAAACCGTGCCGAAGGAAATGGAAAAACAATATGTTGAGGAGTTGTTTAATTCTTGGTTTTTCCTTGGTAAGTTAGGGGGTTATAATGCCGAAAATTTTCAGGTGCAGGAAGTGGGGGTTGATATTAGTTATATGAATTATGACCCCGATTATGCTGAAAATTCCATGATGTCTTTGATGCACAATATGGGGGAATTTGAGTTTTTGGGTAGTTGGGGGAGATGTTGGTTAGATTTAGGGACTACGGATTTGGTAGCCCTTGATATTTTAATTAATTCTTTGGGGGAACTTTCTAAAGATTACGTTACCATTAACCAATTAATTATTGGGGGTGAAAATTCTGATTGGCCTGTGGAAACTAACCCCGATGATAAATTTATGGAAGAATAA
- a CDS encoding DUF1823 family protein, with translation MLPPLTKETIWDILNKKIDDRTCNELIWHYLGYKYNQEIHTWDNSEVEESWRTEYPQPPDFIAHRPPNVKLTRSIPKDNKQLLKEDLGFKGYKIGEFSPLETRRATMANWLLSYMKTHHVNNQ, from the coding sequence ATGCTACCACCATTAACAAAAGAAACCATCTGGGATATTTTAAACAAAAAAATCGACGATCGCACCTGCAACGAATTAATATGGCATTACTTAGGCTACAAATATAATCAAGAAATCCACACATGGGATAACTCAGAAGTAGAAGAATCGTGGCGCACAGAATATCCCCAACCCCCTGATTTTATCGCCCATCGTCCCCCCAATGTCAAACTAACTCGCTCCATTCCAAAGGACAATAAACAACTTCTCAAAGAAGACTTAGGATTTAAAGGCTATAAAATTGGCGAATTTAGCCCCCTCGAAACCCGTCGCGCCACCATGGCAAATTGGTTATTAAGTTACATGAAAACCCACCATGTCAACAATCAATAA
- the map gene encoding type I methionyl aminopeptidase, translated as MGNENIVLLSSREIDKMRQAGKLAAQLLEHLGKMVKPGVSTHEINQEAEKWTKAKGAVSAPLGYGNPPFPASICTSVNEVICHGIPSKNQILKDGDIINIDVTPKLDGYHGDTSKTFFVGNPSPRTKKLVEVTEECLYRGINAVKPNGRIGDIGAAIQEYAESCGFSVVRNFVGHGIGRVFHTAPQVPHYGKKGTGKKIRPGMVFTIEPMINEGTWESDILDDNWTAVTKDRKLSAQFEHTIAVTKEGVEILTVDK; from the coding sequence ATGGGTAATGAAAATATAGTGCTTTTATCCTCCCGAGAAATTGATAAAATGCGTCAGGCGGGAAAACTAGCGGCACAATTATTAGAACATTTAGGGAAAATGGTGAAACCGGGGGTTAGTACCCACGAAATTAACCAAGAAGCCGAAAAATGGACAAAAGCTAAGGGCGCTGTCAGCGCCCCTTTAGGCTACGGAAACCCCCCTTTTCCTGCGTCAATCTGTACCAGTGTTAATGAAGTAATTTGCCATGGTATTCCTAGTAAAAATCAAATTCTTAAGGATGGGGATATTATCAATATAGATGTAACTCCAAAATTAGATGGCTACCATGGGGATACATCAAAAACATTTTTTGTGGGTAATCCTTCCCCCCGCACTAAAAAATTAGTAGAAGTTACTGAAGAATGTTTATATCGTGGTATCAATGCCGTCAAACCCAATGGGCGAATTGGTGACATTGGGGCGGCTATCCAAGAATATGCGGAAAGTTGTGGTTTCTCTGTGGTGCGTAATTTTGTGGGCCATGGTATCGGTAGGGTGTTTCATACTGCCCCCCAAGTGCCTCATTATGGCAAAAAAGGTACGGGGAAAAAGATTCGCCCTGGGATGGTATTCACCATCGAGCCGATGATTAATGAGGGTACATGGGAATCAGATATATTAGATGATAATTGGACAGCGGTAACAAAGGATCGTAAGTTATCGGCACAGTTTGAACATACCATTGCGGTAACTAAAGAGGGGGTAGAAATTTTAACGGTGGATAAATAA
- a CDS encoding diguanylate cyclase, with amino-acid sequence MTFDELSTENDLIGSILIVDDQPANLRVLASMLKGKKYKVKKAQDGETAIMAAISNPPDLILLDILMPTMHGYEVCQKLKSNPLTKNIPIIFISALNDVFDKIKAFEIGAVDYITKPFQEEEVLARISSQLTIQTQKRLLEKDKRLLEIKQKKLEDEIKQRKETELILSQSRAFIFSILNSSLDGIAALEAVRNDKTGEIKDFRCVLVNQITANLFNLKVDQLIDKLVFKDFIDDKKIGILKYFIDVVEKNIILKKDIRLVHNRKKSWFHITAVKLGDGFSITIRDITERKNLELKLNRLATIDSLTQVYNRQSFDFRLKNEWHRCDRTQKPLSLILCDIDYFKPYNDYYGHQEGDKCLKKVASIMDTIVKRSSDFLARYGGEEFAIILPNTPSQGALVVANTIKKEVELANLLHQKSEISQSITLSLGISTVIPSSHYSPEDLVKNADKALYTAKQNGRNRVVANILNPF; translated from the coding sequence ATGACTTTCGATGAACTATCAACGGAAAATGATTTAATTGGAAGTATATTGATTGTCGATGATCAACCTGCTAATCTAAGGGTATTAGCTAGTATGTTAAAGGGCAAAAAATACAAGGTAAAAAAAGCTCAAGACGGAGAAACTGCCATAATGGCGGCTATTTCAAATCCGCCTGATTTAATTTTACTTGATATTTTAATGCCGACTATGCACGGTTACGAAGTATGTCAAAAGTTGAAATCTAATCCGCTTACCAAAAATATTCCGATTATTTTTATCAGTGCTTTAAATGATGTTTTTGATAAAATAAAGGCTTTTGAAATAGGGGCTGTAGATTACATTACTAAACCTTTTCAGGAAGAAGAAGTTTTAGCCAGAATTAGTAGTCAATTAACGATTCAGACTCAAAAAAGATTACTAGAAAAAGATAAAAGATTATTAGAAATTAAACAAAAAAAATTAGAGGACGAAATTAAACAAAGAAAAGAAACTGAACTTATTCTATCTCAATCAAGGGCATTTATTTTTAGTATCCTTAATTCTTCCCTTGATGGTATTGCGGCTCTTGAGGCGGTCAGAAATGATAAAACAGGGGAAATAAAAGATTTTCGGTGTGTTTTAGTTAATCAGATTACGGCTAATTTATTTAATCTAAAAGTTGATCAATTAATTGATAAGTTAGTTTTTAAGGATTTTATTGATGATAAAAAAATTGGTATTTTAAAATATTTTATTGATGTGGTAGAGAAAAATATTATTCTTAAAAAAGATATTCGATTAGTTCATAATAGGAAAAAAAGTTGGTTTCATATTACTGCCGTTAAATTAGGGGATGGTTTTTCCATTACCATTCGAGATATTACCGAGCGAAAAAACCTTGAATTAAAATTAAATAGACTAGCCACCATTGATAGTTTAACTCAAGTTTATAATCGACAAAGTTTTGATTTTCGGCTCAAAAATGAGTGGCATCGGTGCGATCGCACCCAAAAACCATTATCATTAATACTGTGTGACATAGACTACTTTAAACCCTACAACGATTATTACGGTCATCAGGAAGGAGATAAATGCCTGAAAAAAGTAGCTAGTATTATGGATACTATTGTCAAAAGGTCATCGGATTTTTTAGCCCGATACGGAGGAGAAGAATTTGCCATCATCTTACCCAATACCCCCTCCCAAGGAGCATTAGTCGTCGCTAACACCATCAAAAAAGAAGTAGAATTAGCTAATCTCCTTCACCAAAAATCCGAAATTAGTCAATCTATTACCCTTAGCCTTGGAATTTCCACAGTAATTCCCTCATCCCACTATTCCCCCGAAGACTTAGTTAAAAACGCCGATAAAGCCTTATACACCGCTAAACAAAATGGACGTAATAGGGTTGTGGCAAACATCTTAAACCCCTTCTAA
- the amt gene encoding ammonium transporter has product MTDLQWLLICAGLVFLMQPGFMCLESGLTRSKNNINVAVKNLADFGISVALFWCFGYGVMFGDSLFGLVGTENFFLNVDTDMELGAFFLFQAMFCSTATTIVSGAVAERLRFDSYIIVAILVSGLIYPFFGHWVWNGLDFDGMTGWLGRLGYVDFAGCSVVHGIGAWVGLATLLIIGPRAGRFNQDGKKNKIHGANLPLSVLGVMLLWIAWFGFNGGSILVFNNQVALILVNTLMGGVAGMISSCIFTWYREKIPQVESLMNGAIAGLVAITASCHIVSTSEAVIIGAVGGILMVIIKGCLEYYHIDDAVDAVAVHGGAGVWGVVAVAFFGKPELLNTGLSAFNQFWVQLLGALVCFVWAFGVSWLILSSINRIFPLRVSLEEEITGLNVSEHQAKTEVYDLMRIIDQQTQTQDLSLRVPVEPFTEVGHIAFRYNQLMDNLEKSTHQLQANNLELAHAKEKAEVANKTKSIFLANMSHELRTPMNAILGFSQIMMRSKRLDSEQLENISIINRSGNYLLNLINNVLDLSKIEAGKMMLNLKNIDLYNLFDEVDDLLHLKAEGKNLRLVFNISGDVPRYIRTDETKLRQVLINIINNGIKFTEEGGVEIRVKSVDIDKVNQSIYYDDISYKYYPNLRLTFSIEDSGIGIAKEETDKVFDAFIQTEVGRKSQEGTGLGLSISRKFVQLMGGDISLQSVLGKGTIFSFDILAKLISFNEVEISETYHTKKVIALKKEQISYRILVVDDRPMNRLLLLKLLQPLGFELKEAVNGKEAIALWQQWKPHLIWMDMRMPVMDGYEATKYIKKMGRNPTAVIALTASVLEEEKAIVMSAGCDDFVRKPFRESVIFDVMAKHLGIEYIYEEEKTSLLSKFPEALTVEELQKMPSNWLRKLYQAVVDLDDDLVLELITEIPQNLNFIAQKLVYLVDNFQLSQIRKLIEKIN; this is encoded by the coding sequence ATGACAGATTTACAATGGTTGTTGATATGTGCAGGTTTAGTATTCCTGATGCAACCCGGATTTATGTGCCTAGAATCAGGATTAACCCGCTCAAAAAATAACATTAACGTAGCAGTTAAAAACCTCGCCGACTTTGGAATTTCCGTTGCCCTTTTTTGGTGTTTTGGTTATGGCGTTATGTTTGGTGATTCCTTGTTTGGTTTAGTGGGCACAGAAAATTTTTTCTTAAATGTAGATACAGATATGGAATTGGGAGCTTTTTTCCTTTTCCAAGCTATGTTTTGTAGCACTGCCACTACTATTGTTTCTGGGGCTGTAGCGGAAAGATTAAGATTTGATTCTTATATTATAGTGGCCATTCTGGTTTCAGGATTAATTTATCCTTTTTTTGGTCATTGGGTATGGAATGGGTTGGATTTTGATGGGATGACAGGATGGTTAGGGAGATTAGGTTATGTAGATTTTGCGGGTTGTAGTGTCGTCCACGGTATTGGGGCATGGGTAGGATTAGCTACTTTATTAATTATAGGGCCTCGGGCGGGGCGTTTTAATCAAGATGGTAAGAAGAATAAAATCCATGGGGCTAATTTACCTCTTTCGGTGTTGGGGGTAATGTTATTGTGGATTGCTTGGTTTGGTTTTAATGGGGGTAGTATATTAGTTTTTAATAATCAGGTAGCACTCATTTTGGTTAATACTCTCATGGGGGGGGTTGCTGGAATGATTAGTAGTTGTATTTTTACATGGTATCGGGAAAAGATTCCTCAGGTAGAGTCTTTGATGAATGGTGCCATTGCAGGATTGGTTGCCATTACGGCTTCTTGTCATATTGTTTCTACTTCTGAAGCTGTGATTATTGGGGCGGTAGGAGGTATTTTGATGGTGATTATTAAGGGTTGTTTGGAATATTATCACATCGATGATGCGGTGGATGCGGTGGCGGTGCATGGGGGGGCAGGAGTTTGGGGGGTTGTGGCGGTTGCTTTTTTTGGTAAGCCTGAGTTGTTGAATACGGGGTTATCGGCTTTTAATCAATTTTGGGTGCAGTTGTTAGGGGCGCTGGTATGTTTTGTTTGGGCTTTTGGGGTTAGTTGGCTGATTCTCTCAAGTATTAATCGTATTTTTCCTTTACGGGTATCCTTAGAGGAGGAGATTACTGGTTTGAATGTTTCTGAGCATCAGGCAAAAACTGAGGTTTATGATCTTATGAGGATTATAGATCAACAAACCCAGACTCAAGATCTTAGTTTGAGAGTGCCTGTTGAGCCCTTTACGGAGGTGGGGCATATTGCGTTTCGTTATAATCAGTTGATGGATAATTTGGAAAAATCTACTCATCAGTTACAAGCTAATAATTTGGAGTTAGCCCATGCGAAGGAAAAGGCGGAGGTTGCTAATAAGACTAAGAGTATTTTTCTGGCTAATATGAGTCATGAATTACGTACCCCGATGAATGCTATTTTGGGGTTTTCACAAATTATGATGCGCTCTAAAAGGTTGGATTCTGAGCAGTTGGAGAATATTAGTATTATTAATCGTAGTGGTAATTATTTGTTAAATCTGATTAATAATGTGTTGGATTTATCGAAGATTGAGGCGGGAAAGATGATGCTCAATCTAAAAAATATTGATTTGTATAATTTATTTGATGAGGTTGATGATTTATTACATTTAAAGGCGGAGGGCAAAAATTTACGGTTAGTTTTTAATATTAGTGGGGATGTGCCTAGATATATTCGCACGGATGAAACTAAGTTACGTCAGGTTTTAATTAATATTATTAATAATGGGATTAAATTTACTGAGGAAGGGGGAGTTGAAATTAGGGTAAAGTCTGTAGATATTGATAAAGTAAATCAGTCGATTTATTATGATGATATTAGTTATAAATATTATCCTAATTTAAGGCTAACTTTTTCTATTGAAGATTCTGGAATTGGTATTGCTAAAGAGGAAACAGATAAGGTTTTTGATGCTTTTATTCAAACGGAAGTGGGTAGAAAAAGTCAGGAAGGAACTGGGTTAGGACTTTCTATTAGTCGTAAGTTTGTTCAGTTAATGGGTGGTGATATTAGTCTTCAAAGTGTGTTGGGTAAGGGGACTATTTTTAGTTTTGATATATTGGCTAAGTTGATTAGTTTTAATGAGGTTGAAATCTCGGAAACTTATCATACCAAAAAGGTTATTGCTTTAAAAAAAGAGCAAATTTCTTATCGTATTTTGGTGGTTGACGATCGCCCTATGAACCGACTTTTGTTGCTAAAATTACTACAACCTTTAGGGTTTGAATTGAAAGAAGCTGTTAACGGTAAAGAGGCGATCGCACTTTGGCAACAATGGAAACCCCATCTGATTTGGATGGATATGCGTATGCCTGTGATGGATGGCTATGAGGCGACTAAGTATATAAAAAAAATGGGGAGGAATCCGACGGCGGTGATTGCCCTTACCGCTAGTGTATTAGAAGAAGAAAAAGCCATTGTAATGTCTGCAGGATGTGACGATTTTGTCAGAAAACCTTTTCGGGAATCTGTTATCTTTGATGTTATGGCAAAACATTTAGGTATTGAATATATTTATGAGGAAGAAAAAACTTCTTTATTGTCAAAGTTTCCTGAAGCCTTAACCGTTGAAGAATTACAAAAAATGCCTTCTAATTGGTTACGTAAATTATATCAAGCCGTGGTTGACTTGGATGATGATTTAGTTTTAGAATTAATCACAGAAATTCCCCAAAATTTGAATTTTATTGCTCAAAAATTGGTTTATCTTGTGGATAATTTTCAACTATCACAAATCAGAAAATTGATTGAAAAAATAAACTAA